One part of the Streptomyces lienomycini genome encodes these proteins:
- a CDS encoding MFS transporter encodes MTVPEPRDTEVAVPAAPATTGAATTEPAETVLSRAYRALSIGIVSVIVLIAFEATAVGTAMPVAARELDGVSLYAFAFSGYFTTSLFGMVLAGQWSDRRGPLAPLTTGIAAFAAGLVLSGTAGAMWLFILGRAVQGLGGGLVIVALYVVVGRAYPERLRPAIMAAFAAGWVVPSVVGPLASGAVTEHLGWRWVFVGIPVLVVVPLALALPQIRSRAAGPVGGGGAPASFDRRRIRLALAISLGAGLLQYAAQDLRWISLLPGAVGVALLVPAVLGLLPRGTYRAVRGLPSVVLLRGVAAGSFIAAESFVPLMLVTQRGLSPTLAGLSLAAGGATWAAGSWLQSRPRLEPYRERLMALGMLLVAAAVAAAPSVLIDAVPVWTVAVAWGFGCFGMGLVISSTSVLLLKLSAPEEAGSNSAALQISDGLSNVVLLSAGGAAFAALGGGTVTHAATDAAGATGSHPAAFAAVFLPMAAVALAGAWVATRVRER; translated from the coding sequence ATGACCGTCCCTGAGCCCCGCGACACCGAGGTCGCCGTACCCGCCGCCCCCGCCACGACCGGCGCCGCGACCACGGAACCCGCCGAGACCGTGCTGAGCCGTGCCTATCGGGCGCTCAGCATCGGCATCGTCTCCGTCATCGTGCTGATCGCCTTCGAAGCGACCGCGGTCGGTACCGCGATGCCGGTGGCGGCGCGGGAGCTGGACGGGGTGTCGCTGTACGCGTTCGCGTTCTCGGGGTACTTCACGACCAGCCTGTTCGGGATGGTGCTCGCCGGCCAGTGGTCGGACCGGCGCGGGCCGCTGGCGCCGCTGACGACCGGCATCGCCGCCTTCGCCGCCGGGCTGGTGCTGTCGGGCACGGCCGGTGCGATGTGGCTGTTCATCCTCGGGCGGGCCGTGCAGGGGCTCGGCGGCGGGCTGGTGATCGTCGCGCTGTACGTCGTCGTCGGGCGGGCCTACCCGGAGCGGCTGCGGCCCGCGATCATGGCGGCGTTCGCGGCGGGCTGGGTCGTCCCCTCCGTCGTCGGGCCGCTGGCCTCCGGCGCGGTGACCGAGCACCTCGGCTGGCGCTGGGTGTTCGTCGGCATCCCGGTGCTGGTCGTCGTCCCGCTCGCCCTCGCGCTGCCGCAGATACGCAGCCGCGCGGCGGGCCCCGTCGGGGGAGGGGGCGCACCGGCCTCCTTCGACCGCCGCCGCATCCGCCTCGCCCTCGCCATCTCGCTGGGCGCCGGCCTGCTCCAGTACGCCGCCCAGGACCTGCGCTGGATCTCCCTGCTCCCCGGTGCGGTGGGCGTCGCGCTGCTCGTCCCGGCTGTCCTCGGGCTGCTGCCCCGCGGCACCTACCGGGCGGTGCGCGGGCTGCCCTCCGTGGTGCTGCTGCGGGGCGTGGCCGCGGGGTCCTTCATCGCAGCCGAGTCCTTTGTCCCGCTGATGCTGGTCACCCAGCGGGGGCTCAGCCCGACGCTGGCCGGACTCTCCCTCGCGGCGGGCGGCGCGACCTGGGCCGCCGGGTCCTGGCTGCAGTCCCGGCCGCGCCTGGAGCCGTACCGGGAGCGTCTGATGGCGCTGGGCATGCTGCTGGTCGCGGCGGCCGTCGCCGCGGCTCCCAGCGTGCTGATCGACGCCGTACCGGTCTGGACGGTGGCCGTCGCCTGGGGCTTCGGCTGCTTCGGCATGGGCCTGGTGATCTCCTCCACCAGCGTGCTCCTGCTCAAGCTGTCCGCCCCCGAGGAGGCCGGTTCCAATTCCGCCGCCCTGCAGATCTCCGACGGCCTCTCCAACGTCGTCCTCCTGTCCGCCGGCGGCGCGGCCTTCGCGGCCCTCGGCGGTGGCACGGTGACCCACGCGGCCACCGACGCCGCCGGGGCCACCGGCTCCCACCCGGCGGCTTTCGCGGCGGTGTTCCTGCCGATGGCGGCGGTCGCGCTGGCCGGCGCGTGGGTCGCGACGCGCGTGCGGGAGCGCTGA
- a CDS encoding WbqC family protein — protein MTASPAASSLPDLPEPGGLCAIHQPNLFPRLATLAKLFAADYWIVLDDVQFARRDYQHRARLGVLDAPGRRQWLTVPTRLPQGRPTLIRDALIVDPDRARRKTMGTLRQHYGASPHWPTLAKVLDKVLEAFVTGRTAAVAAASPRLLLDLLGWQGQVLLSSDLPSRPGRSQRLADLCVVTGARAYACGTGGMTYLDPAPFAARGIAVMPFQPPTTNIWSSGRRLTALSAVAALGPQDVAARMRTLASEQGLPGSAA, from the coding sequence GTGACGGCTTCACCAGCCGCCTCATCGCTTCCTGACCTGCCGGAACCGGGCGGGCTGTGCGCGATTCACCAGCCCAACCTGTTCCCGAGACTGGCCACACTGGCCAAGCTGTTCGCGGCGGACTACTGGATCGTCCTGGACGACGTGCAGTTCGCCCGCCGCGACTACCAGCACCGAGCACGCCTCGGCGTCCTCGACGCACCGGGCCGTCGGCAGTGGCTCACCGTCCCCACCCGTCTTCCCCAGGGCAGGCCGACTCTCATCCGGGACGCGTTGATCGTCGATCCCGACCGGGCCCGCCGCAAGACCATGGGGACACTGCGGCAGCACTACGGAGCCAGCCCGCACTGGCCGACTCTCGCCAAGGTGCTGGACAAGGTGCTGGAGGCCTTCGTCACCGGCAGGACCGCCGCCGTCGCCGCAGCTTCCCCCCGCCTACTGCTGGACCTGCTCGGCTGGCAGGGCCAAGTCCTGCTCAGCAGCGATCTGCCCTCTCGGCCGGGACGCTCTCAGCGGCTCGCCGACCTCTGCGTCGTGACCGGCGCCCGCGCGTACGCTTGCGGGACCGGCGGGATGACCTACCTCGATCCGGCCCCATTCGCTGCCAGGGGCATAGCAGTCATGCCGTTCCAGCCGCCGACGACCAACATCTGGTCTTCCGGCCGAAGACTCACTGCGCTGTCGGCCGTGGCGGCACTCGGCCCACAGGATGTGGCCGCCCGCATGCGGACGCTCGCCTCAGAACAAGGCCTTCCGGGGTCCGCTGCTTGA
- a CDS encoding YdcF family protein, with protein MSDSQQAITENQWQRAALIWDYHQMHHEPRPVDVAIGLGSHDLGVATHAAELYRTGLFPTLVFTGGNSPTTAKVFPRGEAIHFREHAIDLGVPAEAILLEPNAGNTGQNIALSREVISAAGITPTTVMLVSKPYMERRSFATARKLWPDVETLCASEPLEFDDYVKSIGDVKLVLDMLVGDLQRVVEYPKLGFAIEQEVPEDVRGAYESLIRDGFTSRLIAS; from the coding sequence GTGAGCGACAGCCAGCAGGCCATTACCGAGAACCAGTGGCAACGGGCCGCGCTCATCTGGGACTACCACCAGATGCACCATGAGCCGCGTCCCGTCGACGTGGCGATCGGGCTGGGGAGCCATGACCTGGGCGTTGCCACCCACGCCGCCGAGCTGTACCGCACCGGGCTGTTTCCGACCCTGGTCTTCACCGGCGGCAACAGTCCCACCACTGCCAAGGTCTTCCCGCGCGGTGAGGCCATCCACTTCCGCGAGCACGCCATCGACCTCGGCGTTCCTGCGGAGGCGATCCTGCTCGAACCGAACGCCGGCAACACGGGGCAGAACATCGCCCTCTCCCGCGAGGTCATCTCCGCCGCCGGCATCACCCCGACCACGGTGATGCTGGTCTCCAAGCCCTACATGGAGCGGAGGTCGTTCGCGACCGCTCGCAAGCTGTGGCCCGACGTCGAGACCCTTTGCGCGTCGGAGCCGCTGGAGTTCGACGACTACGTCAAGTCCATCGGCGACGTGAAGCTCGTCCTGGACATGCTCGTCGGTGACCTCCAGCGCGTCGTTGAGTATCCGAAGCTCGGATTCGCCATCGAGCAGGAAGTCCCGGAGGACGTGCGTGGAGCGTACGAATCTCTCATCCGTGACGGCTTCACCAGCCGCCTCATCGCTTCCTGA
- a CDS encoding helix-turn-helix domain-containing protein, with translation MATVHQWTGLEARALRLALRLSVRAFAEHLGVAVATVSKWESKRADTEPRPDTQAILDTALGRANAPAHLRFETLLSEMASSMQGAGRRVTAIGPRAWEYESWADDLDRVVVALSRQNFTFADSLLSRWLARFDAHGLDEKGLYLFARSTALLGDLKRDQGSVLGPLSAQHSYTGARAVFTQLDIPRRVAQLDLSLAVVTEMSGNVETAARQYESLAVDDRLSHRDRARARLWVGTALSKNGRHDYATRVMQAATRDFEELTEPDDWSVAHQKLALARRGVGDLDQALHFIGIARSSGATDSPMQRVRLDTAHGHILLSDAATQDDGLQVLDQAARAAAQYGLVHQLRSIEGIKAMNEGPTGPGRR, from the coding sequence GTGGCTACTGTGCACCAGTGGACCGGCCTGGAGGCCAGAGCTCTGCGTCTCGCCCTGCGTCTGAGTGTGCGGGCCTTCGCCGAGCACCTCGGCGTGGCCGTCGCGACGGTCTCGAAGTGGGAGAGCAAGCGCGCCGACACTGAGCCCAGACCCGACACCCAGGCCATCCTCGACACCGCCCTCGGACGCGCGAACGCCCCTGCCCACCTGCGCTTCGAGACGCTCCTGTCCGAGATGGCCAGCAGCATGCAAGGTGCCGGACGGCGCGTCACTGCCATCGGCCCCCGAGCCTGGGAGTACGAATCGTGGGCCGACGACCTGGACCGTGTCGTGGTCGCTCTCTCCCGTCAGAACTTCACCTTTGCCGACAGCCTGCTCAGCCGCTGGTTGGCGCGGTTCGACGCCCATGGGCTGGACGAGAAGGGGCTGTATCTGTTTGCCCGCTCGACGGCACTGCTCGGTGACCTCAAACGCGATCAAGGCTCCGTTCTCGGCCCGCTTTCCGCCCAGCACTCCTACACAGGTGCTCGCGCGGTCTTCACCCAACTCGACATCCCGCGTCGTGTCGCCCAGCTCGACCTCTCCCTCGCGGTGGTCACGGAAATGTCCGGCAACGTGGAGACCGCCGCGCGCCAATACGAAAGCCTCGCCGTTGACGACCGTCTGTCTCACCGCGACCGCGCCAGGGCACGCCTGTGGGTGGGCACGGCGCTGAGCAAGAACGGTCGACACGACTATGCGACCCGGGTGATGCAGGCCGCGACCCGCGACTTCGAGGAACTCACCGAACCCGACGACTGGTCGGTGGCTCACCAGAAACTCGCCCTCGCCCGCCGTGGCGTCGGCGACCTCGACCAAGCCCTGCACTTCATCGGCATCGCCCGCAGCAGCGGGGCCACCGACTCGCCGATGCAACGCGTACGGCTGGACACCGCGCATGGCCACATCCTGCTCTCCGACGCAGCGACGCAGGATGATGGGCTCCAGGTCCTCGACCAGGCTGCCCGCGCAGCCGCGCAGTACGGGCTTGTGCATCAACTGCGCAGTATCGAGGGGATCAAGGCCATGAACGAGGGGCCGACTGGCCCCGGGCGACGGTGA